Genomic DNA from Carnobacteriaceae bacterium zg-C25:
GGCTCTATTATTTAATGTATCAAATTCCATAGTCATATTCTTCTCCTATTCTTCACCTAACGCATCAAAAAAACCTTTAACTGTTTTTGACACACGATCCATAAACCTTGGTTTATCGCTTGAAGGCGCTTGTGTAGTATCCGTATTTTGTCTTTCTGGTTTTTTAGTAGAAACCGTTTCGTTTTCTCTTTGTTCCACCACTTTTTTCACTTGTGGTGCACGATAATTTTTTGTGTCGTGTTGTGCGACATGATGAATATCATCTAATGACACAATATAATCTAACAGACCTAGTGCTTGAGCGAAACTTGGATGTCTTAATCCCATTTGTTCTGGGATGTATAAGCGAACATTTGTACCAAAAATTTCTTGAGCTAATTCTGTTACGCCCGGTAGTATTGCACCACCACCGGTTAATACAACACCGCCCGGTAATGCCAATGCATCCACTTCATCAAGTGCACGTTTCACATTTTCAAAAATTTGAACAATACGCGCTTCAATAATTTCAGATAAATAAGAATCTTCAATTCGCATTAATTCTTTATGGCCAACAACTTCTGTTAAGAAATAGCCAGATTCTGAAGTATCTTTTTCATGAACATACCCATAGTCACGTTTAATCGCTTCAGCATTTTCAACAGTCACATTTAACACAGTAGAAATATCACGTGTGACATATTCGCCACCTTCTTGATCAATGTACACAAACTTCACTTGATCATCATGAATCGCAGCAGCCGTTGTTTGACCGCCACCCATGTCGATAAGCACTGTCCCAAAACTACGTTCACCAGCTGATAACGCTGATTTAGCTGTAGCTAAAGGTTGCATCACTAATTCTTGAATTGTTAGCCCCGCTTTTTCAACACAACGACGAATATTGTGAACAATTGTTTTTGGTCCAGTTACTAAATGTGCAAATAATTCTAAACGCACACCAATCATACCACGTGGATCTTTGATACCATCAAATCCATCAACAATAAATTCTTCTGGTAAAATAGAAATAATTTCTCTTTCTGGCGGAACAGATTTTACTTTCGCTGCAGAAATGACATTATCAACATCTTTATTTGTAATTTCTTTATTTTCGCTTGAAACAGCAATCATACCGTGGCATGGTTCAATAGCAATTTGAACACTTGGAATACCGACAACTACATTTTTAATTGTCACGTTGGCACGTTGCTCTGCTTTTTTAACCGCACGTTTAATCGCTTCTACAGTCATATCAATATCAACAATGATACCGCGATTAACACCAGGCGAACGTTCAACGCCTACACCAATAACATTGAGTTGGTTTTTAGCGTATTCACTTACGACAACTTTGATAGAAGATGTACCAATATCCAAACCAACATGTAAGGATTTTTCTACCATGTTATTTCCTCCCTAAACTTTTACTTTTTAAATTTCACATTTCAATCATAAGATAAGTATATTATCAGCTTCAGTTTACCATAAAAATCGTGTAAACCCTAGCATTTTATCTATATATTATAATTTATATTTTTTATTTTTTATTTTTTATTCATACGGTGAAAAAAATATACCAACCGTTAAATCAAAAATTCCTTTTTGATGACGAATATTTGATACAAACTGATTATAGTAATTTAACTTTTGATGAAAGTCTGTATAATTTACTTTCACTTGATTACCATCTTTCATATATAACACCGTCATTAATCGATCTGTTTCATGATACGTCACAGACGCCACTTGTAGACGTATCGCATCATCTAATTTTGCAAACTCTTGCGAAAAACGAGATAAACTTTCAGATGGACCATCCCATACAAGACTTGGAACAGATCCAATATATTTTTGAACATACTCATCTAATAGCTGTCCATTTTGTAAAACAACTTGTTTCCCGTTACCGTGTTCTACTGTTGCAATAACCGGATACTCTTCAATAGATAACGTCAAATGATTGCCCTCATCTAATAAGTAAGTCACATTTTTCACTTTTGGCACTTCACGTTGAATCCGCTGTGTAATGCCACCAGATAAAAAGATGGTTTCAAAATAATGCTGATTCACTTTTAATTTTGAAGCATCAATAATTTTTTGACTCTCTACATCACCAGCATTACGGACATAAACACCTTGTAATCGTGATAACGGTAACGATAAATAAATAAACGTCACTAGCATCATAAACAAAATAAAACTAATTATCTTTTCAACACGTGTCATATCACGATGGATAATCGGTTTTGCCTGTTTTTCTCTCATGTGTTTCTCCTTATCGTAAAATTTCACGAATCACATTCAAAATACGTTTTGAAGCATCGGTAATCCCCATTTTTTGTGCCGCTTTTGACATTTTTTCAAGTTGTTCGCGATTATGCATTAAATCATAAACGTAATGATATAATTTTTCACTTGGTAATTCATCTTCTAATACAATTTCTGCCGCTTGTTTATCTACTAACGAACGCGCATTTTTTTCTTGATGATTATTCGTCACAAAAGGACTCGGCACTAAAACACTTGGTACGCCTAACGCGGTTAATTCGGCGAGTGTTGTTGCTCCGCTGCGACAAACGACTAAATCAACGGCATGCAAGACATCAATCATATTGTTAATGTACGGTACAACTTTGAATTGTTTTGTATCACTAATTTGTGACGCAATTTCATTATAATGGGCTTGCCCCGTTACAAAAATGAATTGTGTATTCATTTGCGTATATAATTTATAATACGACACAACATGTGCATTTAAATTCATCGCCCCACGGCTACCGCCAAAAAACAAGACAGTCGGTTTATTTTTTTGTAACCCAAATCCTTCTAATGCATTTTCATCAACGTTAGCTTGTAACAATTCTTGTGCACGTGGATTGCCCGTCATCACAATTTTCGACGTGTATTTTTCAAAATCACGATTGACCGTTTCAAAACACGTACAAATTTTTGTGACGTATTTTGCTAAAATTTTATTCGTTACACCAGCCACACTATTTTGTTCATGGATAATCGTCGGTATCCCTAATTTTGATGCAGCATACAACACAGGACCACAAACATAGCCACCGGTTCCAATAACAATATCCGGATTAAATTTTTTCAATATTTTTTTAGCTGTAAAAATACTACTTACCGCATAAACGGCTGTTTTAATATTTTCTAACGATAACGATCGTCGGATTCCTTGTACTTTAATCGTTTCAAATGGAATATTATACTTTGGAACAATCGTATTTTCTAACCCTTTTTCTGTACCAATATATA
This window encodes:
- a CDS encoding cell division protein FtsQ/DivIB produces the protein MREKQAKPIIHRDMTRVEKIISFILFMMLVTFIYLSLPLSRLQGVYVRNAGDVESQKIIDASKLKVNQHYFETIFLSGGITQRIQREVPKVKNVTYLLDEGNHLTLSIEEYPVIATVEHGNGKQVVLQNGQLLDEYVQKYIGSVPSLVWDGPSESLSRFSQEFAKLDDAIRLQVASVTYHETDRLMTVLYMKDGNQVKVNYTDFHQKLNYYNQFVSNIRHQKGIFDLTVGIFFSPYE
- the ftsA gene encoding cell division protein FtsA, which codes for MVEKSLHVGLDIGTSSIKVVVSEYAKNQLNVIGVGVERSPGVNRGIIVDIDMTVEAIKRAVKKAEQRANVTIKNVVVGIPSVQIAIEPCHGMIAVSSENKEITNKDVDNVISAAKVKSVPPEREIISILPEEFIVDGFDGIKDPRGMIGVRLELFAHLVTGPKTIVHNIRRCVEKAGLTIQELVMQPLATAKSALSAGERSFGTVLIDMGGGQTTAAAIHDDQVKFVYIDQEGGEYVTRDISTVLNVTVENAEAIKRDYGYVHEKDTSESGYFLTEVVGHKELMRIEDSYLSEIIEARIVQIFENVKRALDEVDALALPGGVVLTGGGAILPGVTELAQEIFGTNVRLYIPEQMGLRHPSFAQALGLLDYIVSLDDIHHVAQHDTKNYRAPQVKKVVEQRENETVSTKKPERQNTDTTQAPSSDKPRFMDRVSKTVKGFFDALGEE
- the murG gene encoding undecaprenyldiphospho-muramoylpentapeptide beta-N-acetylglucosaminyltransferase, with the translated sequence MKIVLSGGGTGGHIYPALALREYILTQYPDAEFLYIGTEKGLENTIVPKYNIPFETIKVQGIRRSLSLENIKTAVYAVSSIFTAKKILKKFNPDIVIGTGGYVCGPVLYAASKLGIPTIIHEQNSVAGVTNKILAKYVTKICTCFETVNRDFEKYTSKIVMTGNPRAQELLQANVDENALEGFGLQKNKPTVLFFGGSRGAMNLNAHVVSYYKLYTQMNTQFIFVTGQAHYNEIASQISDTKQFKVVPYINNMIDVLHAVDLVVCRSGATTLAELTALGVPSVLVPSPFVTNNHQEKNARSLVDKQAAEIVLEDELPSEKLYHYVYDLMHNREQLEKMSKAAQKMGITDASKRILNVIREILR